A part of Salvelinus sp. IW2-2015 linkage group LG16, ASM291031v2, whole genome shotgun sequence genomic DNA contains:
- the LOC111975376 gene encoding kininogen — MKLGVRLCVLVISLQLWALGQGQELEPEQVLVFCDDKDVEAAVDLALVKYNEKLPYGNQLALYQILEASTAQSDSGTQYFVEFNGRVTDCPAGGNKVWRDCDYLPTGNQVPSPCNATVHMSETDKEVLAVFCDPVVEAPVVAVRSTCLGCPREIDVDSEDLKAPVTYSITRFNADSDSSHHFVLNSVGFATRQVVAGFRYRLMFDMRKSNCSKADHKELNDECHPDAEDVELAHCNSTVDVAPWRHETAEANVECAPGPLQNFEVFRRRPPGWSPLRNFNNFAEATPASTASAKEESLEESQELSLTAVTTASRDPEPAMPPTTTAEIPFHCPSKPWKQFVPPTIPSPAQEKSTTPPPAVEGCFTDLDLLQKK; from the exons ATGAAGCTGGGAGTGAGGCTATGTGTGCTGGTGATCTCTCTCCAGCTTTGGGCTCTAGGACAGGGGCAGGAGCTTGAGCCAGAGCAGGTCCTTGTGTTCTGTGATGACAAAGACGTKGAGGCAGCTGTGGACTTGGCCCTTGTCAAGTATAATGAGAAGCTTCCTTATGGAAATCAACTAGCACTCTACCAGATTCTGGAGGCCTCAACG GCTCAGAGTGACTCAggcactcagtactttgttgaattcAATGGCAGGGTCACTGACTGTCCAGCAGGGGGAAACAAAGTCTGGAGAGACTGTGACTACCTCCCAACTGGGAACCAG GTGCCAAGCCCTTGTAATGCAACGGTCCACATGTCAGAGACAGATAAAGAGGTCCTGGCAGTTTTCTGTGACCCAGTTG TGGAGGCCCCTGTTGTTGCTGTACGCTCCACATGTCTGGGGTGTCCTAGGGAGATTGATGTGGACAGTGAGGACCTAAAGGCTCCTGTGACATACTCCATCACCAGGTTCAATGCAGATTCTGACTCCAGCCATCACTTCGTCCTGAACAGTGTTGGTTTTGCTACGAGACAG GTGGTTGCTGGATTCAGGTATAGACTGATGTTCGATATGAGGAAAAGCAATTGCTCCAAAGCGGACCACAAAGAGCTGAACGATGAATGTCATCCAGATGCTGAAGATGTG GAACTTGCTCACTGCAATTCTACAGTAGATGTGGCACCTTGGAGACATGAGACTGCAGAAGCAAATGTGGAATGTGCACCAGGTCCCCTTCAGAATTTT GAAGTCTTTAGAAGAAGGCCTCCTGGATGGTCTCCCTTGAGGAACTTCAACAATTTTGCTGAAGCAACTCCAGCCTCAACTGCTTCAGCCAAAGAGGAGTCTTTAGAGGAGTCTCAGGAGCTCAGCCTGACTGCTGTCACCACGGCTAGCAGAGACCCAGAGCCAGCCATGCCCCCCACCACTACTGCCGAGATCCCTTTCCACTGCCCCTCCAAGCCCTGGAAGCAGTTTGTCCCTCCAACAATCCCCAGCCCTGCACAGGAGAAAAGCACAACACCCCCGCCAGCGGTAGAGGGGTGCTTCACTGATTTAGACTTGCTGCAGAAAAAATAA
- the LOC111975756 gene encoding lysosome-associated membrane glycoprotein 3 isoform X1: MTDKLRNNMHRETILFLLVAIIIGNSLMTAALDQTIITTDESGLNNPEPTEQSSLPEKPVLQPKETVPVTGNYVLNDTAGKPCIKVSMGGVYIVIVKTKAFYFNLDPSTTLXSGRCGQKEAVLXLAIVGKGGYLELTFEKEGNISYVSKVKANLAPSKGNKNYPGVIEHEKLFPTAADHSLKCNSQTEFHLAENLXVKLGPLQFQAFKLTNGKFGEEVECWADFNKRIFPIIIGATVVGLLLIAVLTFLIIWXSRRQAGYDRI, encoded by the exons ATGACAGACAAACTCAGAAACAACATGCATCGTGAAACAATACTTTTTCTACTGGTTGCGATCATAATTG GAAACAGCCTTATGACTGCTGCATTGGACCAGACGATCATCACCACAGATGAGTCTGGCCTAAACAACCCTGAGCCCACCGAGCAATCAAGCCTACCAGAGAAGCCTGTTCTTCAGCCCAAAGAGACCGTTCCTGTCACCGGAAACTATGTGCTGAATGACACCGCAGGCAAGCCATGCATCAAGGTCTCCATGGGAGGGGTGTACATAGTTATTGTGAAGACG AAAGCTTTCTATTTCAACTTAGACCCTTCCACCACCCTCGRTTCGGGTAGATGTGGTCAAAAAGAGGCAGTTCTTTMCTTGGCTATTGTAGGAAAGGGAGGCTATCTGGAGCTCACCTTTGAAAAG GAAGGGAACATATCCTATGTGTCAAAGGTCAAAGCTAATTTGGCACCAAGCAAAG GAAATAAAAACTATCCTGGGGTGATAGAACATGAAAAGCTGTTCCCAACTGCCGCTGACCACAGCCTCAAGTGTAATTCTCAGACCGAGTTTCATCTGGCTGAAAACCTTCYAGTGAAGCTTGGGCCTCTTCAGTTCCAAGCCTTCAAACTCACCAATGGGAAGTTTGGAGAGG AGGTTGAGTGCTGGGCTGACTTCAACAAGAGGATCTTCCCCATCATTATTGGTGCCACGGTTGTGGGACTCCTCCTGATTGCTGTCCTGACCTTCCTGATCATCTGGAAKAGCCGTAGACAAGCTGGCTATGACAGGATCTGA
- the LOC111975756 gene encoding lysosome-associated membrane glycoprotein 3 isoform X2: MTDKLRNNMHRETILFLLVAIIIGNSLMTAALDQTIITTDESGLNNPEPTEQSSLPEKPVLQPKETVPVTGNYVLNDTAGKPCIKVSMGGVYIVIVKTEGNISYVSKVKANLAPSKGNKNYPGVIEHEKLFPTAADHSLKCNSQTEFHLAENLXVKLGPLQFQAFKLTNGKFGEEVECWADFNKRIFPIIIGATVVGLLLIAVLTFLIIWXSRRQAGYDRI, encoded by the exons ATGACAGACAAACTCAGAAACAACATGCATCGTGAAACAATACTTTTTCTACTGGTTGCGATCATAATTG GAAACAGCCTTATGACTGCTGCATTGGACCAGACGATCATCACCACAGATGAGTCTGGCCTAAACAACCCTGAGCCCACCGAGCAATCAAGCCTACCAGAGAAGCCTGTTCTTCAGCCCAAAGAGACCGTTCCTGTCACCGGAAACTATGTGCTGAATGACACCGCAGGCAAGCCATGCATCAAGGTCTCCATGGGAGGGGTGTACATAGTTATTGTGAAGACG GAAGGGAACATATCCTATGTGTCAAAGGTCAAAGCTAATTTGGCACCAAGCAAAG GAAATAAAAACTATCCTGGGGTGATAGAACATGAAAAGCTGTTCCCAACTGCCGCTGACCACAGCCTCAAGTGTAATTCTCAGACCGAGTTTCATCTGGCTGAAAACCTTCYAGTGAAGCTTGGGCCTCTTCAGTTCCAAGCCTTCAAACTCACCAATGGGAAGTTTGGAGAGG AGGTTGAGTGCTGGGCTGACTTCAACAAGAGGATCTTCCCCATCATTATTGGTGCCACGGTTGTGGGACTCCTCCTGATTGCTGTCCTGACCTTCCTGATCATCTGGAAKAGCCGTAGACAAGCTGGCTATGACAGGATCTGA